A genomic segment from Octopus sinensis linkage group LG4, ASM634580v1, whole genome shotgun sequence encodes:
- the LOC115210425 gene encoding paired box protein Pax-9-like isoform X2: protein MPHTGQTGVNQLGGVFVNGRPLPDHIRRRIVELAQMGVRPCDISRQLLVSHGCVSKILTRFYETGSIKPGSIGGSKPKVRQVATPLVVRKILNFKQENPSIFAWEIRDRLLAQRICDEQSIPSVSSINRILRNANAFVGGDCDSPSSGLNQQSLSLQSPKCFMAAAAASTSNVPARPGSNPSGPGLPPTAGLATAALFPHPAYTNNFLPIPGLSYPKLVQVCSNGSSTNGGSMEVECSTSPSPRDSTGSDKDVDINNGEDDSPMPTKRKSSHITSDGGTDDETPSRAMSSSDSSKKTDLDIELCSTESSLAKRRKLTSHKLDIKAEKSDLPNFGAAYRFPLCAGPQFFYPPVLSYPYLTSSLSNTSHLMSASGFAWSSAFPSLLAHSANHVPPGKSP, encoded by the exons GTCAGACGGGTGTGAACCAGTTGGGCGGTGTCTTTGTCAATGGTCGACCTCTTCCCGATCACATCAGACGACGAATAGTGGAGTTAGCACAGATGGGCGTACGGCCATGTGACATCTCGCGGCAACTTCTCGTCTCACACGGCTGTGTTAGTAAGATACTGACGAGATTTTACGAGACAGGTTCCATCAAGCCTGGTTCTATTGGTGGCAGTAAGCCGAAGGTGAGG CAAGTGGCGACACCTCTGGTTGTTCGTAAGATTTTGAACTTTAAGCAAGAAAACCCGTCGATATTCGCCTGGGAAATCCGTGATCGGCTTTTGGCTCAACGAATCTGTGATGAACAATCAATACCGAGTGTCAGCTCAATCAACCGCATCCTTCGAAATGCCAACGCTTTCGTTGGCGGAGATTGTGATTCCCCTTCTTCCGGTCTCAACCAACAATCCCTCAGTCTACAATCTCCGAAATGCTTTATGGCGGCTGCTGCAGCTTCTACCTCAAATGTACCAGCCCGTCCGGGTTCAAATCCATCTGGCCCCGGTCTACCGCCAACCGCTGGACTTGCAACAGCAGCTCTGTTTCCACATCCGGCTTATACGAACAACTTCCTGCCCATACCAGGACTTTCCTACCCGAAACTGGTGCAAGTTTGCAGCAACGGATCATCGACGAATGGAGGAAGTATGGAAGTTGAATGTTCAACCAGTCCATCACCGCGTGATTCAACGGGCAGTGACAAAGATGTTGACATTAACAACGGTGAAGACGATTCGCCGATGCCCACTAAACGGAAATCCAGTCACATCACTTCCG ATGGTGGCACTGATGATGAGACCCCAAGTCGAGCGATGTCTTCAAGTGACAGTTCCAAGAAAACAGACCTTGATATAGAATTATGCTCCACAGAGTCATCGTTAGCAAAACGACGGAAATTAACAAGCCACAAACTAGACATTAAAGCGGAAAAAAGCGATCTACCCAATTTCGGGGCAGCCTACAGATTTCCCTTGTGCGCAGGCCCCCAATTTTTCTATCCTCCCGTTCTTTCATATCCATATTTAACATCTTCACTGTCAAATACCAGTCACTTGATGTCGGCTTCTGGCTTTGCTTGGTCTAGTGCATTTCCCTCGCTGCTGGCACATTCGGCGAATCATGTACCTCCTGGAAAATCACCATAA
- the LOC115210425 gene encoding paired box protein Pax-9-like isoform X3 codes for MPHTGQTGVNQLGGVFVNGRPLPDHIRRRIVELAQMGVRPCDISRQLLVSHGCVSKILTRFYETGSIKPGSIGGSKPKQVATPLVVRKILNFKQENPSIFAWEIRDRLLAQRICDEQSIPSVSSINRILRNANAFVGGDCDSPSSGLNQQSLSLQSPKCFMAAAAASTSNVPARPGSNPSGPGLPPTAGLATAALFPHPAYTNNFLPIPGLSYPKLVQVCSNGSSTNGGSMEVECSTSPSPRDSTGSDKDVDINNGEDDSPMPTKRKSSHITSDGGTDDETPSRAMSSSDSSKKTDLDIELCSTESSLAKRRKLTSHKLDIKAEKSDLPNFGAAYRFPLCAGPQFFYPPVLSYPYLTSSLSNTSHLMSASGFAWSSAFPSLLAHSANHVPPGKSP; via the exons GTCAGACGGGTGTGAACCAGTTGGGCGGTGTCTTTGTCAATGGTCGACCTCTTCCCGATCACATCAGACGACGAATAGTGGAGTTAGCACAGATGGGCGTACGGCCATGTGACATCTCGCGGCAACTTCTCGTCTCACACGGCTGTGTTAGTAAGATACTGACGAGATTTTACGAGACAGGTTCCATCAAGCCTGGTTCTATTGGTGGCAGTAAGCCGAAG CAAGTGGCGACACCTCTGGTTGTTCGTAAGATTTTGAACTTTAAGCAAGAAAACCCGTCGATATTCGCCTGGGAAATCCGTGATCGGCTTTTGGCTCAACGAATCTGTGATGAACAATCAATACCGAGTGTCAGCTCAATCAACCGCATCCTTCGAAATGCCAACGCTTTCGTTGGCGGAGATTGTGATTCCCCTTCTTCCGGTCTCAACCAACAATCCCTCAGTCTACAATCTCCGAAATGCTTTATGGCGGCTGCTGCAGCTTCTACCTCAAATGTACCAGCCCGTCCGGGTTCAAATCCATCTGGCCCCGGTCTACCGCCAACCGCTGGACTTGCAACAGCAGCTCTGTTTCCACATCCGGCTTATACGAACAACTTCCTGCCCATACCAGGACTTTCCTACCCGAAACTGGTGCAAGTTTGCAGCAACGGATCATCGACGAATGGAGGAAGTATGGAAGTTGAATGTTCAACCAGTCCATCACCGCGTGATTCAACGGGCAGTGACAAAGATGTTGACATTAACAACGGTGAAGACGATTCGCCGATGCCCACTAAACGGAAATCCAGTCACATCACTTCCG ATGGTGGCACTGATGATGAGACCCCAAGTCGAGCGATGTCTTCAAGTGACAGTTCCAAGAAAACAGACCTTGATATAGAATTATGCTCCACAGAGTCATCGTTAGCAAAACGACGGAAATTAACAAGCCACAAACTAGACATTAAAGCGGAAAAAAGCGATCTACCCAATTTCGGGGCAGCCTACAGATTTCCCTTGTGCGCAGGCCCCCAATTTTTCTATCCTCCCGTTCTTTCATATCCATATTTAACATCTTCACTGTCAAATACCAGTCACTTGATGTCGGCTTCTGGCTTTGCTTGGTCTAGTGCATTTCCCTCGCTGCTGGCACATTCGGCGAATCATGTACCTCCTGGAAAATCACCATAA
- the LOC115210425 gene encoding paired box protein Pax-9-like isoform X1, producing the protein MPHTGQTGVNQLGGVFVNGRPLPDHIRRRIVELAQMGVRPCDISRQLLVSHGCVSKILTRFYETGSIKPGSIGGSKPKVRVNISFQVATPLVVRKILNFKQENPSIFAWEIRDRLLAQRICDEQSIPSVSSINRILRNANAFVGGDCDSPSSGLNQQSLSLQSPKCFMAAAAASTSNVPARPGSNPSGPGLPPTAGLATAALFPHPAYTNNFLPIPGLSYPKLVQVCSNGSSTNGGSMEVECSTSPSPRDSTGSDKDVDINNGEDDSPMPTKRKSSHITSDGGTDDETPSRAMSSSDSSKKTDLDIELCSTESSLAKRRKLTSHKLDIKAEKSDLPNFGAAYRFPLCAGPQFFYPPVLSYPYLTSSLSNTSHLMSASGFAWSSAFPSLLAHSANHVPPGKSP; encoded by the exons GTCAGACGGGTGTGAACCAGTTGGGCGGTGTCTTTGTCAATGGTCGACCTCTTCCCGATCACATCAGACGACGAATAGTGGAGTTAGCACAGATGGGCGTACGGCCATGTGACATCTCGCGGCAACTTCTCGTCTCACACGGCTGTGTTAGTAAGATACTGACGAGATTTTACGAGACAGGTTCCATCAAGCCTGGTTCTATTGGTGGCAGTAAGCCGAAGGTGAGGGTAAATATCAGTTTT CAAGTGGCGACACCTCTGGTTGTTCGTAAGATTTTGAACTTTAAGCAAGAAAACCCGTCGATATTCGCCTGGGAAATCCGTGATCGGCTTTTGGCTCAACGAATCTGTGATGAACAATCAATACCGAGTGTCAGCTCAATCAACCGCATCCTTCGAAATGCCAACGCTTTCGTTGGCGGAGATTGTGATTCCCCTTCTTCCGGTCTCAACCAACAATCCCTCAGTCTACAATCTCCGAAATGCTTTATGGCGGCTGCTGCAGCTTCTACCTCAAATGTACCAGCCCGTCCGGGTTCAAATCCATCTGGCCCCGGTCTACCGCCAACCGCTGGACTTGCAACAGCAGCTCTGTTTCCACATCCGGCTTATACGAACAACTTCCTGCCCATACCAGGACTTTCCTACCCGAAACTGGTGCAAGTTTGCAGCAACGGATCATCGACGAATGGAGGAAGTATGGAAGTTGAATGTTCAACCAGTCCATCACCGCGTGATTCAACGGGCAGTGACAAAGATGTTGACATTAACAACGGTGAAGACGATTCGCCGATGCCCACTAAACGGAAATCCAGTCACATCACTTCCG ATGGTGGCACTGATGATGAGACCCCAAGTCGAGCGATGTCTTCAAGTGACAGTTCCAAGAAAACAGACCTTGATATAGAATTATGCTCCACAGAGTCATCGTTAGCAAAACGACGGAAATTAACAAGCCACAAACTAGACATTAAAGCGGAAAAAAGCGATCTACCCAATTTCGGGGCAGCCTACAGATTTCCCTTGTGCGCAGGCCCCCAATTTTTCTATCCTCCCGTTCTTTCATATCCATATTTAACATCTTCACTGTCAAATACCAGTCACTTGATGTCGGCTTCTGGCTTTGCTTGGTCTAGTGCATTTCCCTCGCTGCTGGCACATTCGGCGAATCATGTACCTCCTGGAAAATCACCATAA